tcatcttacACCTCCCACCCCAGTTATTTCACCGCATTATTCACGTGTAGATACTGCACGTAGGTGTGCTCCACACATACGTTATTGTATCATAAATATCACGTATGCCTTAAAGCATACATATGCACGTTCAGTTCCAGTCacattgaattatttcaccgTCGCAATATATGCACGGCAACTATAAATACATAAGAAAAAACCACGAACAATATGATCCCTTTCTACATACTTATTTTTAAGTTCTTTCGTCGAAAAGAATCATCAAAAAACCATTTACACACAAAGATTCTCGTAAAATCtaagggaaaaagaaagaccTCTATtccgttgaataaatttcctcACAGTacaaggaaacaaaaaagcggtcataatcgaaaaaaaattaatccacGGTGTACTTAACGTAATCAGCATGCTTGTAAATACGAGCAAATTTACataattgaaatcaattattACCTATGTGTCCGATCCCGTTCTCTAGCGTTAGCTTGATACCGTTGTTTACCAGGTTCATCTTTTTTCCTAGCAGCCATTCCTAGCTACGTTTTTCTTCCCTCTCCCTCTCAATAATGATGACCAAATTAATAAACTTGGTTATTAGATAGTTCAGTTGGTTTAAGACTCGGCGGAATACGTCGAATGAATTGTTACGAGATGCTCTTTACTTCAGGAAGACTGATTTATGAATGAGTAAGGCATCTACTATGCGCTATCCTCGTTCTCTTTGGTTCTttcccctcccccaccccctcgGCAAGCCACGCTGACATGTGTGTACCACATGTTGATGTGTGTAATATCCATATACGCATAGACGCACACACGGAAACGTTGGTAATACGTTGATGGTGGGCCATGGGGTGTGGGTGAGACTCCCACAACAAGTGGTCAGAGTCTGCATCTCACATTACACTCAATAAAAACAAGGGACCAACCAGCACCGCTGGCGGCAGCGGCTCCAAAAAAAAGCATCTGCTAAACTAATTAGAGAATAGTGGCTCTTCGGTCGAAGTATTcatgtatttttataaaatttaaagttAAACCATTCGGTACACACAATACAGTATTATAGcttcttttttccttgttttgtttctttcttttaataaaattttttccctcctaTGATTTGTTggtattttttcactcaatgACTATAATTACTGCGATCATTTATGCACACGCATCAGCtgttttttctatcaaataattttacttaGGTAATTTAAATTGTGTTTTTCATCTCCACTTTTTTATGTTGCTTTTAgtctatgtatatgtataatcatgtatgtttgtatgtaggtatttatgtttatgtcaagtaattttttactattatgatataataatatgtatgtatatgtaaatttCTGTGTGATTATACTCACTATCATTATCCTTATCGAtactattattcttattattattcctattaTTGTGTTGTATACGGTACAGAGCAGTACTGAAGTTTTAttagtttttcctttttgctaattaaaaaatagtcCGGCAATCCTTATTCTGCTATCTGCAtcgtttgtaaataaaaaaataaataacattgCTCAATCATTTTGTTTCGTTTAaacattattatgattatttctatatatattcattatttcatattactaggtaataattattatacggtATTATGTCACTGTGCTAGTTCTCATcttgaaaacttgaaactgAACAAAATAATACTTTACACATGATTGTTTAACATTACCGAATGCCATTTGCATAGtgcttgaataaataaaaaatttaatcaagctcggttacaaaatttcttttcttggagtaccaagaaaaaaaaaattattaaaaagtgATAACATTAGGGaagtattgcaaaaaaaatgtatcactTGAATTTCTGCGAATTcctaaaaaaagaatttaaccCTGTGGTGAGAGTTTGTTAGCAAGTCTCAATCGTCACATTTTAACTTGAACAGTTAcattgtgaaagaaaaacagaagacAAAAACTGCCATGATTCGTCCAACGAAGATAATAATCTATTCGGGAATGTGTAAAATTCTTATGGTATAAAGATAAAAGGAGGCAGTGGTGAAGACAACTAACGAATATCGCTATCCCAGCTCGTGTGCTATACAACCGTACGTAGCTTTGAgttatttgtagaaaaaaaaagaaataaaaagaaataaatgtacAAAAGTTCGTAAAAAATCTTTGCATTGTACTAGCATAATGACATGCATACTTTCTTATAACTATGCTACTTGCGTCCCTAACTTTTCAAGACAATTATAATAGAAATAGAGATTTACTCAAGGCCGTGATCCTCGCGCAGCTTCTTCCAAAGCGCGTACCTTTAACTCACGTTCGCGTTGTTGCCTAGAAAgagatgggaaaaaaaaaaaaaaaaaaaagcgaacaaaaaaaacgtattttattaatttggaATCAGGAGAATAACATTTTGTTTCTTGCGTCAAGGATTGATCGCTAATTATTAATAGGAATAAGAGGtacgattttttcttacaacacAAACCTTAGGTAGTCTTCATGATGGGCAACAAATGAAGGATGATGAGGATAACGTTCACGCTCCATCATCAAGTGACGCTGAAGCTGTTCCTGATGCACAGCCATTTCCGCGTAGGGTCGACCAAGGAGATCGGCAGGATGCAGGCCTAGCGAGGGATCGCGAGACATCAGTCCTGGCCTGGGGTAATTGGCGCCAGCGGCGGCTGcgtgaaacaaaaatgaaataattcgaTTGTAGAGCGAGGACCAAATTCAGGAAGAAATATGTTACGATTAATAATTCGACGACATGAGGGGGGAGTTGGCGAGGGTAGGTCGTTTCTGTTCTGTGAATGTTGTTGtacaatttgaataaatactaATGATAATATTACATGATTAGGATTAAGACGCGGgctgaaattttgagaaattcgaCACGGGATAGAGATTTGTTTGTTAACTAACGTCGAAGATCCTATCACCTACCAGGCAGGGGGAAtccagcggcagcagcagctgctTCCTGCTGTTGCTGAGCCTGTTGCTGAGCGGCCTGCTGCTGTCCCGGATGTAGGTGCAAGTGAGTGTGCGCGTGCGTATGCGCGTGAGTGTGAGCGTGATACTCGGGCGAGATGCCAGCCATCTGCAACCGGACCATCGGGTCAGCAGCCAGAGCCAGCCGCTCGTCCAGCTGGCCGTGGTGGTGAGCTGGATGaccaccccctccccctgcTGGCCCCCCGCCGGCTGCCGTCGGTATCCCTAAACCCGACAGCGCCTCCGTGAAATAACCCTACTCACTGGTTTTATGGGGGTGGAAATAAGGGAGCTCGGAAATTCCAACTCATCGTCATATTTCCAATATTGATCATCAATTTCTGATCCAATTCTGTGTGTTTATCACAATTCGATACAAGGGTGGGAATTTCATTTACAGATACTTCAAGGAAACACATTTCTTTGAGACTTAATTGGTAACTCGATTACGCCAAAAGAGTTAGTTTCCCTTCAAATGCGGCATGTCGGTTTCAAGTCACATCACATAGCTATCAACAACCCGGATCTCTACAAAGCTATAGATGTAAAAAGACAAGTGAAACAGACTTTTCACAAGACTTTATAATACGTATGCATAAACATTTACAGATTCAAGCTTTAATTATCAATAAAGTATTTTTCCAAAGACTACTAAAACTGATAATTGTTGATAATATATCGATTGCTTCGATTGAAACAACATGAATCAAGGCAACGGTAGCAATTgctaataaaatattaatttccttCAAAAACgtgatttgaatattatttaactGCCTGAAACCTGAAACCTTATCTACTACACATGTAGACTATtgtactactactactactggaaattattatgtatgtacatacatcacATCCAAGGGGGTATATACGTCTCGAAAGGATATATGTTTCACAACAAGCGTGTCCAAAGTGAATGTGGTAATAACGAAGTTTGATAACGCATAAAATCTATGGAAATCTCATTGCAAAATATTCCTTTGAGGCACACGAGTCTTCCAAACACAATTTCTAACGAGATGTTTATATCTTGACTGATTCTTCAACAACggcaaatcaatttcaaacctCAGTGTCTTTTTTCAGCATAGGTAACTAATTGATTACATTGCATTTTTTCATGCACTTTATTGAGATTTGGAAGCAAAGTTATGTGGACTTTAATGAAAATCGATCATGGATACACCTCTCTGATTGATCATTGGCGCAGTAAACGTCGCAAGATATTGTTTCCGCCACTTCAAAGAGCCACTGAGTTAGAAACagaatgataagaaaaatgtttcgtaCCTAATCGTTCTAGACGTTCCCTCTCCAGCTGGCTAGGACCTGGAGGAGCGCCGTAGAGACTGAACTGATGCAACGCTTGGGGAGGACCAGAGGGACCGGGACCAGCGAGACCAGCAGCAGCGGCGTATCGTCGATGCATTTCGAGCCAGTGCGGATCCACGCTGCCAGGTATGGACCTGGGGCCTCCCTTGAGCAGTTCCTCCTTGAACCTGTCGTTTAGTTCGCGATCTCTGAGTTCCCTGATTTCCCGCTCTCTCTTTTCCCGCTCCAGATGTTCCAATTCGAGGCGCTCTCTTGCTACTGGACCGTACATGTAGTGCAGCATCGGATCAGGTGGACCAGGATGCCTTGCCGGGGAAAACGCAGCGTGTGGTCTCGCGTATTCGGACAACTGCCTGAGCGCCGGGGTGTCGACGTAAGATCCTGGCCTAGCCGCATAGCGGTCGTAAGGAGATACGACAGGTTCTAGAGGCCCTCGACTTGGTGGCTTGCAAGGCTCCGGCTGTTTCTCAGGAGTCGACATTTTTCTAACCTGTTGAGCAGCTGCTCTGTCTCGCTCCCTCTCCGCCTCACGTTCTCTTTCCTTCCTTGTTCTCTCCTCACGTTTTCTTGCCAATTTTGAATCCGGCACTGGTTTGAATGTGAGATCGGTCCTAGTGcaagaattattttcacctcGATTCCAATGCCGGAGAAAAATAGCCGACTGAGATCTGTGACACTCGGAATCCTCCATCTGTGGCTCTGGTGATGGTCCTCGAGGACTCGGAGGCTCCTCAGGCTCAGGCTCCACCATTTCCGGCTCGGGTTTCGGCTCCGGCGGAATGGGAGGCTGCAGTTGAGGTggacgatgatgatggtggACAGAGCTGCTGGACGTTAGACAGGCCGACACTAGAGCGGGCTTGCGTTGTTGGTTGTGAGAACTGTGCGAAGATTGGCTATGCGAATGGCTGTGCGAACTGTGTGAGGATATAGTCAGAAGTTTGTCGTGATGCAATGTCGTTGCCTGATGCATGCTGGACGAGTGATGATGCGTGGCGATCAAATTATCGCCCTCGTCTCTAGTAACACTGGAGCTGGTGCTCGAGTGATGAGCAGTCATCATTGTAGTGCTCTCTTGGCTTCGTTGTGGAGAAGGCGGCGGAATAGCGTGAGGAACTGGGCCGTATGGATAGGTGGGAAATGGGGGATACGATCCAACGGGCGGATAACCGGGGTAAGCCATTCCTCCGTGATGGTAGGGATGCATGGCTGCTAACAACGAGTGATGAATGAACGGGTGGTGAGGATGGAAGGGGTGAGCCATGTGTGGACTCGGCTGCTGAGAGGGATGCATCACTGGCTGCGGAATGGACGTCGGTGGCGGTGGCAAACTCGGAGTCGGGGAAGCGGCGACCGACTGAATCTGAGCAACCTGTTGGCTATTTTGCACCAGAGGGTGTTTGCTGGGCGTCGGAGGCTTGCTGGAACTGTCTGGATCTTTCTTGATGTTGTCCAAACTTGGGCCGGGGAATCCAGTTTGAAATCCAGGGACTTTCACCTCCTTCAAGCTCTGCAACGGGTCGGGTTCGGGCGGAATGATTTCCTGCTTTATCTTCAAATTCTGTGGCTCCATGGGGGGCGTGGGTACCAATGAGTAAGGCGCGATGGTCGGAGGCTTCTCCAAGGGCATCATACCCTGGGGTGGAGGAATTGATTGGAATAAATTCTGAGGCTCGGGTCTATCCAGTTCTCCGTTTCCGTCCTGTCGCTGCTCCTGCAGCCTATCTGACATTCTGTCAAGCATTCTGCTGTCCCTGTGTCTCTCCTGAGGCATTCTATCCTCTGGTATTCTCTCCGGCATTCTGATGTCGGGAGGTAAAACGGGCAGGCCTAAGGGCTGCGGCGAATTCGACAGTTGCGGTATCTGCGAAATGTTGGTGGAGAGGTTTTGAGGTATGCTAAGATTAAGCGAGGACGCAGACATGTTCTGCTGCATGCTGTGGGGATTTCCCATGCTTGGCGGGCCGACCATGTTCTGTGGGTTTCCCATGTTTTGAGGTAAATTTGACGGTACGTGTAGATTTTGGGATAAATTCTGCGGCACGTTTTGGCTTGCCAGTATATTCGGCGGGGGATGCTGCATGTTTAGGGGCATGACTTGCGGAGGTTGAGGAGGTACCTGAAGTGTCTGCAAGTTTTGCGCACAATTCTGCGTGCTCACCATACTGGTTTGCGATAAATTTCGTATACTTGGACCGATATCGCTGACGTTGTTCATTGGCTGCTGGTTGCCAGCATTCATGGGCTGAATCATTTCCTTGGAATCTTCGACGACCGGCGACATGTTTCTCTCTATTTGAGGAAGCACCTCGACCAATTTCAAAGGCTGGTTCATCATCATCGGCATTTCCTCCAACTGTTCTTTGGTCTCTGGCAATTCTTCTATGATCGGTTTCTTTTCTATTGCGTGAATAACCGGAACCGATATCGGTAAACTTTGAATGGGTGCCGGAACCGGCGTCGAAACTGGAGTCGGCTCCAGTGGTTCTTCCGGCGTGGTTAAAACGGGACTGGGAGGTTCGTCGACTTGGACGGTAACCGGAACCGAATGATTATCGTTCGTTTCACCCTCGGTCTCCCGCTCGGGTTCATCCATTAACGAGTTACTGTCTGTAGTAAGAGATTCGGACGGACTTTCCGGCCTCTCGCCGCGTTTACGCTTTTGCAATTCCTTGTCCTCCTCAGGATCATCGGCTTGCGGACGTTTCTGTCCCTTCCTCGGCGTCTCTGATTTACcagatgattttttcttcgtcttgtCCGGAgtctgttgctgctgctgtttctCCTGATCAGGTGTGTCAGTTCCACCGGCTCTCCTTGATCGTGCGGGTCTGGGCGTCTCTTTGGCCTTGTTGCGAGTTCTCATCCTGCCTGGACTGTCAGGAGATTCGGCCGGCACTGGGCGAAAGAGGTACGGAGGAGCAGGTGGAAGTTCTCCGGTTTTCTTTAAATGCGCGCGACATTCGGCGCAGAGTAATAGCCTGTCCTTACCGGCGATTTGGTAGTCTTTTGAACTGGTCGAAAAGCAATGTTGACAGGATTGCGCAGTTCCGTTTGTATTCGTGTCCCTGGAATCACTGTCCTCTTCCGAATTATCATCTTCCGTAACCGAGCTGACTTCACCACCTGGATTATTGCTGGCTGGCGTGCCGACAGGTGCTGTCTCTGGTTCGGACGCCGGCTCCTTGGGGTTCGGCGCTGCGGGAGAAGTGTCTTTTGTCGGGGTTGGTATCTCCTCTTTGGGAGTACCAGCCCGAGAGTTACGGGTGTTGCGAATTCTGCGCAATGAACCCTGCCTGCGTCGCCTGTGGGGTCGATTATTATTCGCGCCAGGCGTCTTCTTCCACAGGTAGTAGAACTCAACTAGTTCAGGCTAAATGGACCAAAAAATTCCCAACATAAAACAGTTTtcacaatttgtttttcatttctttttaccaACTATTGTACGCGTCTCAAATTACTAGTCCACATTTTCATAATCACCGTATCTTTGTGAGGCAGTAAATCCTTCCTGATGCGGAAGAAATTCTTTCCAAACTGACGAAGACCCTTTACAAAACGTTTCTGTAATGGAGAACATTGCGTTATTTATCAAGTATCGATCTTCGATTATTCTGTTCTACATAATCACGCCTCGACAATATACTCACAGTTTCTTCCTCGGACCACTTTTTGTCGATCCCTTTGGGTACGGGACATTTGACTAGTGCTTGAAGTGCCCTGCCAGGGTCATAGCCAGAGTCATGTAAAATGTCCAGAGCGTTGATCGTGGTGTCGTCGCGAGAGGCAGCTACACAACCATCATCGGGAGATCCGCCGTCACACATTCCTGCAAAGGCAGCCATAGATCGGGCAGCTCTTAAGTACATCAACAGATCTCCGTCCAAAGCCATGGCCGGGACCCATCGTAGTTCCTCACGTTCTTTGGAGAACTCAGGATCCGGATGAAGATCTCCAGGAGGGATGCCCGGCCTGTACTCAGGCAACCGGGCCTGGCAAGAAACCAACTCCTGTACCCAAAATTCAGGGTAGCGCGCGGTTAGCACCACTGCCAAAGCGAGTTAGTCATGCACACATGTATACTGGCTTGCTTATTCAAAGTGCTAAGCTGAATTTCATAAGGCAAAAACGGCTCAACAGAATTTGTTGAAACTTTGCTAAGTTTAATTTTCGTCTTATTCAGCCGATACAAGTTTACTCGCATTGTTCTATTGTCAGTGCGATGCTAAAGCGA
The genomic region above belongs to Diprion similis isolate iyDipSimi1 chromosome 8, iyDipSimi1.1, whole genome shotgun sequence and contains:
- the LOC124408627 gene encoding arginine-glutamic acid dipeptide repeats protein isoform X2, which gives rise to MSAGTQGEIRVGPSHQELVSCQARLPEYRPGIPPGDLHPDPEFSKEREELRWVPAMALDGDLLMYLRAARSMAAFAGMCDGGSPDDGCVAASRDDTTINALDILHDSGYDPGRALQALVKCPVPKGIDKKWSEEETKRFVKGLRQFGKNFFRIRKDLLPHKDTPELVEFYYLWKKTPGANNNRPHRRRRQGSLRRIRNTRNSRAGTPKEEIPTPTKDTSPAAPNPKEPASEPETAPVGTPASNNPGGEVSSVTEDDNSEEDSDSRDTNTNGTAQSCQHCFSTSSKDYQIAGKDRLLLCAECRAHLKKTGELPPAPPYLFRPVPAESPDSPGRMRTRNKAKETPRPARSRRAGGTDTPDQEKQQQQQTPDKTKKKSSGKSETPRKGQKRPQADDPEEDKELQKRKRGERPESPSESLTTDSNSLMDEPERETEGETNDNHSVPVTVQVDEPPSPVLTTPEEPLEPTPVSTPVPAPIQSLPISVPVIHAIEKKPIIEELPETKEQLEEMPMMMNQPLKLVEVLPQIERNMSPVVEDSKEMIQPMNAGNQQPMNNVSDIGPSIRNLSQTSMVSTQNCAQNLQTLQVPPQPPQVMPLNMQHPPPNILASQNVPQNLSQNLHVPSNLPQNMGNPQNMVGPPSMGNPHSMQQNMSASSLNLSIPQNLSTNISQIPQLSNSPQPLGLPVLPPDIRMPERIPEDRMPQERHRDSRMLDRMSDRLQEQRQDGNGELDRPEPQNLFQSIPPPQGMMPLEKPPTIAPYSLVPTPPMEPQNLKIKQEIIPPEPDPLQSLKEVKVPGFQTGFPGPSLDNIKKDPDSSSKPPTPSKHPLVQNSQQVAQIQSVAASPTPSLPPPPTSIPQPVMHPSQQPSPHMAHPFHPHHPFIHHSLLAAMHPYHHGGMAYPGYPPVGSYPPFPTYPYGPVPHAIPPPSPQRSQESTTMMTAHHSSTSSSVTRDEGDNLIATHHHSSSMHQATTLHHDKLLTISSHSSHSHSHSQSSHSSHNQQRKPALVSACLTSSSSVHHHHRPPQLQPPIPPEPKPEPEMVEPEPEEPPSPRGPSPEPQMEDSECHRSQSAIFLRHWNRGENNSCTRTDLTFKPVPDSKLARKREERTRKEREREAERERDRAAAQQVRKMSTPEKQPEPCKPPSRGPLEPVVSPYDRYAARPGSYVDTPALRQLSEYARPHAAFSPARHPGPPDPMLHYMYGPVARERLELEHLEREKREREIRELRDRELNDRFKEELLKGGPRSIPGSVDPHWLEMHRRYAAAAGLAGPGPSGPPQALHQFSLYGAPPGPSQLERERLERLGIPTAAGGGPAGGGGGHPAHHHGQLDERLALAADPMVRLQMAGISPEYHAHTHAHTHAHTHLHLHPGQQQAAQQQAQQQQEAAAAAAGFPLPAAAGANYPRPGLMSRDPSLGLHPADLLGRPYAEMAVHQEQLQRHLMMERERYPHHPSFVAHHEDYLRQQRERELKVRALEEAARGSRP